One stretch of Chaetodon auriga isolate fChaAug3 chromosome 18, fChaAug3.hap1, whole genome shotgun sequence DNA includes these proteins:
- the LOC143335878 gene encoding uncharacterized protein LOC143335878 isoform X1 produces MAISKNGLTIFALLVTLIILETDNVIEFSSPALPVHHEEQHSLPHTREKRNALLAQVEYTVDVELNVTELKTVDDLRSLLNSSTFSLALSPTLNITHIDITTVCYPNGSNFQCRCEDQYVWSYRSCSTYGACDEITDDTCGCVNSIPSDGLYCQPKKVPPVVYEYQIVIEVNTTDADQLRNTLKNITFPVQIRTQINISAADITTVCSPDGSEVQCRCEDHYLWPCDKCATYGKCDGDADITCGCIKAIPTDGQYCQSIHHQNFSVCPLTTSPPTAPPVLYEYLTSVELNISDAALINQLRTILSNISYPITIENHTQISDIDISTVCFPSSGGFQCRCEDQYRWSCDQCFLYGPCDNITGDTCGCINAIPPDRQYCKSADQHNFTACPHTTTPSPTNSLTTAPPVLSEYLISVELNISGVAVINQLRTILSNISYPVSIDDHTQISDINISTVCYPNGTTYQCRCEDQYRWPCHMCSTFGKCDNTIDNTCSCINAIPPDGSYCQTPSDLFICPSPTPPNDTATTQTTTLLTTLPTVITDTTPVYTTVLYTTTPTTVVTNTTPVGTTDLNTTTPAVATTSAPVSTTDLNTATAATTPVTDVTNTTLVATTDRSTTTWTTTPQTVTNSSLVPTTDRNTTSATTTPTIVTNSTPVTTTDMSTTTAAATNSTPVAPTDLTTTTAAIPTSTATNSTSAATTDINTTGPLTSPTAAATNSTPVTTTAATPTPAATNSTLNITTPTATPTTAVTNSTPVATSAATPTTFVPTVATTDVDTTTSATTPTAVTNSTSAATTDINTTGPLTSPTAAATNSTPVAPTDLTTTTAATPTPTATNSTLNITTPTATPTAVTNSTPVATTAATPTTFVPTVATTDVDTTTSATTPTAVTNSTSAATTDINTTGPLTSPTAAATNSTPVTPTDLMTTTAATNSTLNITTPTATPTAVTNSTPVATTAATPTTFVPNSTTATNSTPVSTTHMSTTTAATSTPTATNSIPVATTTINVTTTTATSSPTYSPTVATPGVNTTTVTTTPTTGVTTSSMTSQHITVNSTTSEVTSITASTTPLITATTTTHIPTTTTARAITTVSTLSTTRVNTTTPTSSTTTVTTTIPTSSTTRVTTTIPTLSTTRVTTTIPTSSTTRVTTTIPTSSTTRVTTTIPTLSTKRVTTTTPTSSTTTVTTTIPTSSTTRVTTTIPTTTAAKVTTTIPTSSTTRVTTTIPTTTAAKLTTTVPTTSTTRVTSTAVTGFDVEMSIRLDLEYTAELNDATSSEYKDLESKILRVLEEQYKGITGFINVFVKAFREGSVITDFVVQTTEVIADEMADANENLQEAMRPIAPVIGSVTAFYNSSTSIDIPELTYTGNTMTLTCGPPENINLGQISGSEWKFKGLEIKDSSRIKITAFGTKSVLTVNNVILADVGLYECTVKGKVMNFLQKGLVTGDHVKQAPIVRLQSKVNVKCKEGQILQLQCCVQSSYRIQWFEGTAVLLSTNTDNGETYCIKHDYQLGSCSVLQEKELTFTCKVDEPKDYQMTTTVTIFREDITCNDAEYGTGRPNDISSIGCDSGQEGSTTAVCQETGEWTLMMDTCIITQIKELLIDSQDLVVEEVPQFTANLSKTVQENRTEIANSSATISAIVEILNTIANVSTAVGESVMQNVLTTIDVIIGDDARESWAVLNANETHSASSGLLNSLENISKELVGEFEIATPRILLNRTKFDNSFTAELNSSITIDIPNTMISNIFITTITFPTLNNVMPSRNSSFDGSLFNSTSNETVDDHAINAAVVLVQINATIQNVTLSYDKLNNSLSLNPQCVFWNFTLFDNLGAWDDEGCTFVSDINNTVTCNCNHLTSFSVLMARGVPPELKDALDVITYVGVGISLASLVICLIIEGYVWKAITRNSTAFMRHVSIINTALSLLIADICFIIGASIAKNPLENPGEDYEVPVGPCSTATFFMHFFYLALFFWMLVSGLLLFYRTVMVFSHMSKSTMLAIGFSLGYGCPLIIAVITVAVTASGNGYIRTYNACWLNWIDTKALLALVIPALIIVFINILIVIVVLFKMLRRGVGDTAQTDEKHTLVVIARCVIILTPLFGLTWSLGVGTMVSSTNKGIHIAFAFFNSLQGFFILVFGTLLDSKIRSILARRSPTSSTVSNPSRSTSGGISSLGELNWISRLRGRRYIYRLSEAANSSSSGALESFVSL; encoded by the exons ATGGCAATATCAAAGAATGGCTTGACCATCTTTGCCCTTCTGGTGACTCTTATTATTTTGGAAACAGATAACGTCATTGAATTTTCAAGTCCGGCTTTACCG GTGCACCATGAGGAACAACACTCTCTGCCTCACACCAGGGAGAAAAGGAATG caCTGCTGGCTCAGGTTGAGTACACCGTGGATGTGGAGCTGAATGTTACGGAGCTGAAGACAGTGGATGACCTGAGGAGCCTGCTGAACAGCAGCACCTTTTCCCTGGCCTTGAGTCCCACTctgaacatcacacacattgACATCACCACAG tgTGCTACCCAAATGGAAGCAACTTCCAGTGCAGATGCGAGGATCAGTATGTCTGGTCATATAGAAGCTGTAGCACGTACGGAGCCTGTGATGAGATAACTGATGACACATGTGGGTGTGTCAACAGTATTCCCTCTGATGGGCTGTACTGCCAGCCAAAGAAAG TACCTCCGGTTGTTTATGAATACCAGATTGTCATAGAGGTGAACACTACAGATGCAGATCAACTGAGAAACACCTTGAAAAATATCACCTTCCCCGTCCAAATCAGAACGCAAATAAACATCTCAGCTGCTGATATCACTACAG TTTGCAGCCCAGATGGCTCTGAGGTCCAGTGCCGCTGTGAGGATCACTACCTTTGGCCTTGTGACAAGTGTGCCACCTATGGGAAATGTGATGGTGATGCAGACATTACATGTGGGTGCATTAAGGCTATTCCCACTGACGGACAGTATTGTCAGTCAATACACCATCAAA ACTTTTCGGTGTGTCCTCTGACAACTTCACCACCAACAG ctcctccagttcTTTATGAATACCTGACTTCTGTCGAGTTGAACATCTCAGATGCTGCATTAATAAATCAGCTGAGGACCATTCTGAGCAACATCAGTTACCCAATCACCATCGAGAACCACACGCAAATCTCTGACATCGATATTTCTACAG TTTGCTTTCCGAGCAGTGGTGGTTTCCAGTGCAGATGTGAGGATCAGTATCGTTGGTCATGTGACCAGTGTTTCCTGTATGGACCCTGTGACAACATCACCGGTGACACATGTGGATGCATCAATGCCATTCCTCCTGACAGACAATACTGCAAGTCTGCTGATCAGCACA ACTTTACAGCCTGTCCTCACACAACAACTCCTTCACCAACAA ATTCTCTCACCACAGCTCCTCCAGTTCTTTCTGAATACCTGATTTCTGTCGAGTTGAACATCTCAGGTGTAGCAGTAATAAATCAACTGAGGACCATTCTGAGCAACATCAGTTACCCCGTCAGCATCGACGACCACACACAAATCTCCGACATCAATATTTCCACAG TTTGTTACCCAAATGGTACAACATACCAGTGCAGATGTGAAGACCAGTACCGCTGGCCTTGCCATATGTGTTCCACTTTTGGCAAATGTGATAATACAATCGACAATACTTGTAGCTGCATCAATGCCATTCCTCCAGATGGGTCTTACTGCCAGACGCCGTCAG ATCTCTTCATTTGCCCATCGCCAACACCTCCAAACG ACACTGCAACAACACAGACCACCACACTCTTAACAACACTCCCAACTGTCATAACTG ACACAACACCTGTTTATACGACAGTCCTGTACACAACAACACCCACAACCGTAGTGACCA ACACAACACCTGTTGGTACAACAGACCTCAACACTACGACACCAGCTGTCGCCACCA CTTCCGCACCTGTTTCGACAACAGATCTGAACACTGCTACAGCCGCAACAACGCCCGTGACAGATGTAACAA ATACAACACTTGTTGCTACAACTGATCGAAGCACTACAACATGGACAACTACACCACAAACTGTCACCA ACTCATCACTTGTCCCGACAACAGATCGAAACACCACATCAGCTACAACAACCCCAACAATTGTGACAA ACTCAACACCTGTTACCACAACAGATATGAGCACTACAACAGCTGCAGCTACCA attCAACACCTGTTGCTCCAACAGATCTGACGACTACAACAGCTGCAATACCGACATCAACTGCAACAA ATTCAACATCTGCTGCTACAACAGATATAAACACTACAGGACCCTTAACTTCACCAACAGCTGCAGCGACCA attcaACACCTGTTACCACAACAGCTGCAACACCGACACCAGCTGCAACAA ATTCAACGCTCAACATTACTACACCAACAGCTACACCAACAACAGCAGTTACCA ATTCTACACCTGTTGCTACATCAGCTGCAACACCAACAACATTTGTGCCAA CTGTTGCTACAACAGATGTGGACACTACAACGAGTGCAACAACACCTACGGCAGTTACAA ATTCAACATCTGCTGCTACAACAGATATAAACACTACAGGACCCTTAACTTCACCAACAGCTGCAGCGACCA attcaACACCTGTTGCTCCAACAGATCTGACAACTACAACAGCTGCAACACCGACACCAACTGCAACAA ATTCAACGCTCAACATTACTACACCCACAGCTACACCAACAGCAGTTACCA ATTCTACACCTGTTGCTACAACAGCTGCAACACCAACAACATTTGTGCCAA CTGTTGCTACAACAGATGTGGACACTACAACGAGTGCAACAACACCTACGGCAGTTACAA ATTCAACATCTGCTGCTACAACAGATATAAACACTACAGGACCCTTAACTTCACCAACAGCTGCAGCTACCA attcaACACCTGTTACTCCAACAGATCTGATGACTACAACAGCTGCAACAA ATTCAACGCTCAACATTACTACACCAACAGCTACACCAACGGCAGTTACAA ATTCTACACCTGTTGCTACAACAGCTGCAACACCAACAACATTTGTGCCAA attcaacaacagcaacaa attCAACACCTGTTTCTACAACACATATGAGCACTACAACAGCTGCAACATCAACACCAACTGCAACAA ATTCAATACCTgttgcaacaacaacaataaatgtGACCACTACAACAGCCACATCGTCACCAACAT ATTCACCAACAGTTGCTACTCCAGgtgtcaacacaacaacagttaccacaacaccaacaacaggCGTAACAA CTTCTAGTATGACCAGCCAACATATCACAGTTAACTCCACAACATCAGAGGTTACCTCTATCACAGCTTCAACCACACCCCTCATAACAGCTACCACTACTACCCATATCCCCACCACAACCACTGCCAGAGCAATCACCACTGTCTCCACCTTGAGCACTACCAGAGTCaacaccaccacccccacctcGAGCACTACAACAGTTACCACCACCATCCCCACCTCGAGCACTACGAGAGTTACCACCACCATCCCCACCTTGAGCACTACGAGAGTTACCACCACCATCCCCACCTCGAGCACTACGAGAGTTACCACCACCATCCCCACCTCGAGCACTACGAGAGTTACCACCACCATCCCCACCTTAAGCACTAAGAGAGttaccaccaccacccccacctcGAGCACTACAACAGTTACCACCACCATCCCCACCTCGAGCACTACGAGAGTTACCACCACCATCCCCACCACGACTGCAGCCAAAGTTACCACCACCATCCCCACCTCAAGTACTACGAGAGTTACCACCACTATCCCCACCACAACTGCTGCCAAACTTACCACCACTGTCCCCACCACGAGCACTACCAGAGTTACTTCTACAGCTGTTACAG gATTTGATGTGGAAATGTCAATCAGATTAGACCTGGAATACACAGCAGAATTAAATGATGCAACAAGTTCTGAATACAAGGATCTGGAATCAAAGATTCTTAGAGTG TTAGAGGAGCAGTATAAGGGAATCACTGGGTTTATCAATGTTTTTGTGAAGGCATTCAG AGAAGGAAGTGTAATTACAGACTTTGTTGTTCAGACAACAGAAGTTATTGCAGATGAAATGGCTGATGCAAATGAAAATCTCCAAGAAGCGATGAGGCCTATTGCTCCAGTCATTGGCTCAGTTACTGCATTTTACAACA GTTCAACTTCAATCGACATTCCAGAACTCACTTACACTGGTAATACCATGACACTGACTTGTGGCCCTCCAGAAAACATTAATTTGGGACAAATTTCTGGTTCTGAGTGGAAATTTAAAGGACTGGAAATTAAAGACAGCTCAAGAATTAAAATAACTGCTTTTGGCACAAAGTCTGTGCTTACAGTTAACAACGTCATCCTTGCTGATGTTG GGCTTTATGAATGTACTGTGAAAGGCAAAGTAATGAATTTCCTCCAAAAAGGACTTGTAACAGGAGACCACGTCAAACAAGCTCCCATTGTGCGACTACAGAGTAAGGTTAATGTTAAATGCAAAGAGGGGCAGATTCTACAACTTCAGTGTTGCGTACAGTCCTCCTATAGAATTCAGTGGTTTGAAGGCACAGCTGTTTTACTCTCAA CCAACACTGACAATGGAGAAACCTACTGTATCAAGCATGATTACCAGCTAGGAAGCTGCAGCGTATTACAGGAAAAAGAATTAACTTTTACATGTAAGGTAGATGAACCAAAGGATTATCAAATGACAACAACAGTGACCATTTTCAGAGAGG ATATTACATGTAATGATGCTGAGTATGGGACTGGACGACCAAATGACATATCAAGCATAGGATGTGATAGCGGCCAAGAGGGAAGCACAACTGCGGTCTGTCAGGAAACAGGGGAGTGGACACTTATGATGGACACCTGCATCATAACACAAATCAAGGAATTATTAATTGATTCACAG GATTTGGTTGTGGAGGAAGTACCACAATTTACAGCAAATCTGAGTAAAACTGTCcaggaaaacagaacagaaattgCAAATTCATCTGCAACTATATCGGCTATTGTTGAGATCCTAAACACCATTGCAAATGTTTCCACTGCTGTCGGTGAATCTGTCATGCAG AATGTACTTACAACAATTGATGTAATCATTGGTGATGATGCAAGGGAGTCCTGGGCAGTtttgaatgcaaatgaaacCCACAGTGCAAGCTCAGGGTTACTGAATTCACTGGAGAATATCTCCAAGGAGTTGGTTGGGGAGTTTGAAATTGCAACTCCACGGATCCTGCTCAACCGAACTAAGTTTGACAACTCCTtcacagcagagctgaactCCAGCATCACCATAGACATTCCAAACACCATGATAAGTAACATCTTtatcaccaccatcaccttcCCCACCCTAAATAATGTTATGCCATCACGGAACTCCAGCTTTGATGGCAGCCTCTTCAACAGCACCAGCAATGAAACTGTCGATGATCATGCCATCAATGCTGCTGTGGTGTTAGTCCAAATAAACGCAACAATTCAGAATGTCACCTTGAGCTACGACAAGCTAAACAACTCCCTGTCACTAAACCCACAGTGCGTCTTCTGGAACTTCACCCTCTTTGATAATCTGGGTGCTTGGGATGATGAAGGGTGTACATTTGTTTCAGACATAAACAACACAGTAACCTGCAACTGCAACCATCTCACCTCCTTCTCAGTTCTGATGGCAAGGGGAGTCCCTCCAGAACTGAAAGATGCCTTGGATGTAATCACTTATGTTGGAGTTGGGATATCTCTGGCAAGCCTAGTTATATGTCTCATTATTGAAGGATACGTTTGGAAAGCCATAACCAGAAATAGCACTGCTTTTATgcgtcatgtttccatcattaaCACTGCCCTGTCTCTGTTGATTGCTGACATCTGTTTCATCATTGGTGCCTCTATTGCAAAGAACCCACTTGAAAACCCAGGGGAGGACTATGAAGTTCCAGTTGGACCATGCAGCACAGCAACATTTTTTATGCACTTTTTCTACCTAGCTCTCTTCTTTTGGATGCTTGTGTCAGGTCTTCTGCTCTTTTACCGGACAGTCATGGTCTTCTCCCACATGTCCAAGTCAACCATGTTGGCCATTGGCTTCAGCTTAGGCTATGGGTGCCCTCTGATTATAGCTGTTATTACTGTTGCTGTCACAGCATCAGGAAATGGATACATAAGGACGTACAATGCTTGTTGGCTGAACTGGATCGATACAAAGGCCCTGCTGGCCTTGGTGATACCTGCCTTGATCATAGTTTTTATCAACATTTTAATCGTCATTGTGGTCTTGTTCAAAATGCTGAGAAGAGGTGTGGGGGACACTGCTCAAACAGATGAAAAGCATACACTGGTGGTCATTGCAAGGTGTGTGATCATTTTGACACCTTTATTTGGACTAACTTGGTCTTTGGGAGTGGGAACCATGGTATCTTCAACAAATAAAGGAATCCACATTGCCTTTGCATTCTTCAATTCACTACAG GGTTTCTTCATTTTAGTGTTTGGGACACTACTTGATTCAAAG ATCCGTTCTATCCTTGCAAGGAGATCACCTACATCAAGCACAGTTTCTAATCCATCAAGa AGTACAAGTGGTGGTATTTCCTCTCTCGGTGAACTAAACTGGATAAGTCGATTGCGTGGAAGGAGAT ATATCTACCGTCTGTCAGAAGCCGCAAACTCAAGCAGCAGTGGTGCATTGGAATCATTTGTTAGTTTATGA